A stretch of Paucidesulfovibrio gracilis DSM 16080 DNA encodes these proteins:
- the obgE gene encoding GTPase ObgE, which produces MRFVDEAIITARSGKGGNGCASFRRERFIPKGGPDGGDGGRGGDVIFRASTKLVTLYDFRLKRHYEAKNGQPGMGSDKYGRAADPLVLELPVGTLVFEVTEDEQGAPCERLLADLVEDGQEVIICKGGDGGRGNIHFKSPTNRAPRRCEEGWPGEDKKLRLELKMLADVGLLGLPNAGKSTFISAVSAARPKIAAYPFTTLVPNLGVIQDDVGHRMIIADIPGLIEGASQGLGLGHTFLKHVERTRFLVHILSCEDLVHDQEADPFAGFGLLDEELARFDSRLAEKKQIRVINKIDLLAEEALDRLQARAQEYERETGQTIHLLSALRGDGLEAFVDLLWQRLHAMNTQAEDGSTPCPEPLDAQQENE; this is translated from the coding sequence ATGCGATTCGTGGACGAAGCCATCATCACCGCCCGCTCGGGAAAAGGCGGCAACGGTTGCGCCTCTTTCCGGCGCGAGCGTTTCATTCCCAAGGGCGGACCCGACGGCGGGGACGGCGGACGCGGCGGAGACGTTATTTTCCGCGCCAGCACCAAACTCGTGACCCTGTATGACTTCCGGCTCAAGCGGCACTACGAGGCCAAAAACGGCCAGCCCGGCATGGGCAGCGACAAATACGGCCGCGCCGCCGATCCTCTGGTGCTGGAACTGCCCGTGGGCACCCTCGTGTTCGAGGTGACCGAAGACGAGCAGGGCGCTCCCTGTGAACGCCTTCTGGCCGACCTGGTGGAGGACGGTCAGGAAGTGATCATCTGCAAAGGCGGAGACGGCGGACGCGGAAACATCCATTTCAAATCCCCCACCAATCGCGCTCCCCGACGCTGCGAGGAAGGCTGGCCCGGCGAGGATAAAAAACTCCGCCTGGAACTCAAAATGCTGGCGGACGTGGGCCTGCTCGGGCTGCCCAACGCAGGCAAATCCACGTTTATCTCCGCCGTGTCCGCGGCGCGGCCCAAAATAGCGGCCTATCCCTTCACCACCCTGGTCCCCAACCTGGGCGTGATTCAGGACGACGTAGGCCACCGCATGATCATTGCGGACATCCCCGGACTCATCGAAGGCGCGAGCCAAGGCCTGGGACTGGGACACACCTTCCTGAAACATGTGGAGCGGACCCGGTTCCTGGTTCACATCCTCAGTTGCGAGGATCTGGTGCACGACCAAGAAGCCGATCCCTTTGCCGGGTTCGGTCTGCTGGACGAAGAACTGGCCCGCTTCGACTCCCGTTTGGCGGAAAAAAAGCAAATCCGCGTCATCAACAAAATCGACTTGCTGGCCGAAGAGGCGCTGGACCGGTTGCAAGCACGCGCCCAAGAGTACGAACGGGAAACAGGGCAAACCATCCACCTGCTTTCCGCTCTGCGGGGGGACGGGCTGGAGGCGTTTGTGGACCTCTTGTGGCAACGGCTGCACGCCATGAACACCCAAGCCGAAGATGGTTCGACGCCCTGCCCCGAACCCCTGGACGCACAACAGGAAAACGAGTAG
- the proB gene encoding glutamate 5-kinase, producing MNSDQRRELLASARRVVIKVGSAVLTMEDGLDLNMLRHLAREINALRERGLDVLLVSSGAVAAGRRRIQFMRPDAAHLSDLPGRQAASAIGQGRLMHEYDRALAELGVVAAQVLLTREGLRIRERFLNARNTLNRLLDWGAVPIINENDTVSVKELQFGDNDTLASLAVGLVEADLFINLTSADGVYDKNPDQHPEAKRLDVIEDIGSLDIPAMCDGKTAVGSGGMYSKMRAARRVAQLGAPTLILSGRKGFSLGAVLDGAPGGTLVLPCEQCVSSKKFWLAYHDQPAGTIVVDDGAARALTELGKSLLPAGIVEVRGEFGQGALTAIRSKTDRVLGVGMCNYSSEQLQNIKGLRSSDIQEQYGEHAYEEAIHRDNMLLDPAI from the coding sequence ATGAATAGCGATCAACGCCGCGAATTGCTGGCCTCGGCCCGCCGGGTGGTCATCAAAGTGGGATCCGCCGTGCTGACCATGGAAGACGGACTGGATCTGAACATGCTCCGCCACCTGGCCCGGGAAATCAATGCCCTGCGCGAACGCGGGCTGGACGTATTGCTGGTCTCCTCCGGCGCCGTTGCCGCAGGTCGCCGCCGCATCCAGTTCATGCGCCCGGACGCGGCCCACCTTTCGGACCTTCCAGGACGACAGGCGGCCTCGGCCATCGGACAGGGGCGGCTCATGCACGAATACGACCGCGCCCTGGCCGAACTGGGCGTGGTGGCTGCACAGGTGCTGCTCACCCGTGAGGGACTGCGCATTCGCGAACGCTTCCTCAATGCCCGCAACACCCTGAACCGGCTTCTTGATTGGGGTGCGGTGCCGATCATCAATGAAAACGACACCGTGTCGGTCAAAGAACTGCAGTTTGGGGACAATGACACCCTGGCCAGCCTCGCCGTGGGGCTGGTGGAAGCCGACCTGTTCATCAACCTGACCTCGGCAGACGGCGTGTACGACAAAAACCCGGACCAACATCCCGAGGCCAAGCGGCTGGATGTCATTGAGGACATCGGCTCCCTGGACATTCCGGCCATGTGCGACGGCAAGACGGCTGTCGGCTCAGGCGGCATGTATTCCAAAATGCGTGCGGCCCGGCGCGTGGCCCAACTCGGCGCGCCCACCCTGATCCTGTCCGGACGCAAGGGCTTTTCTCTCGGGGCGGTGCTGGACGGCGCTCCCGGCGGCACCCTGGTATTGCCCTGCGAACAATGCGTTTCCAGTAAAAAATTCTGGTTGGCCTATCATGACCAACCCGCCGGAACCATCGTGGTGGACGACGGCGCGGCCCGTGCCCTGACGGAGTTGGGCAAAAGCCTGCTCCCGGCGGGCATCGTGGAGGTGCGCGGCGAATTCGGCCAGGGCGCCCTTACCGCCATTCGCTCCAAAACCGATCGCGTGCTGGGCGTGGGTATGTGCAATTACAGCTCGGAGCAATTGCAGAATATCAAAGGGCTGCGCAGTTCGGACATCCAAGAGCAATACGGCGAACACGCCTACGAAGAGGCCATCCACCGGGACAACATGCTCCTGGATCCGGCTATCTGA
- a CDS encoding CGGC domain-containing protein, with protein sequence MTKIGIIRCEKNEHACPLTNCFKCLTGTKQGFAGYEDCELAGVFTCRCPGDNVAELARILKAKGAEAIHFPTCTFAHKRKDGWELGDGFCPDMQRLMEQAGQSTGLPCVKGTAHLPEGYTPEAL encoded by the coding sequence GTGACCAAAATCGGCATCATCCGCTGCGAAAAGAACGAACACGCCTGCCCGCTCACCAACTGCTTCAAGTGCCTGACCGGGACCAAACAAGGCTTTGCAGGGTACGAAGACTGCGAATTGGCAGGGGTCTTCACCTGCCGCTGCCCCGGGGACAACGTGGCCGAACTGGCCCGCATCCTCAAGGCCAAGGGAGCCGAAGCCATTCACTTCCCGACCTGCACCTTTGCGCACAAGCGCAAAGACGGTTGGGAACTGGGCGACGGCTTTTGTCCGGACATGCAGCGCCTCATGGAGCAAGCAGGCCAAAGCACGGGCCTGCCCTGCGTCAAGGGCACGGCGCATCTGCCCGAGGGCTACACCCCCGAGGCACTCTGA
- a CDS encoding cation diffusion facilitator family transporter, whose protein sequence is MASGSKRVIIAAMLGNMAIAATKFTAAAFTGSSAMLSEGVHSTVDTGNQLLLLHGLRQAGRPACSRFPFGRGKEIYFYSFVVAILIFGLGAGISIYEGILHLRHPEPAHTPWLNYAVLAASLLFEGAAWSMALREFRRTKGERGWFRAVSRSKNPPLFVVLFEDTAAMLGLLAAFAGVLLSQVTGDPRYDGAASIVIGLVLAGTAAWLAWETHGLLLGESAHPEVEEAIRNMTLAKPGIEQINELATLHMGPDYILVTLSVDFADHVRSNGVEQVTSELDRDIKTAFPRVRRVFIEAQSPDAPVSSLAPSSTPDQ, encoded by the coding sequence ATGGCATCCGGCTCAAAACGCGTCATCATTGCAGCCATGCTCGGTAACATGGCCATTGCCGCCACCAAGTTCACGGCTGCGGCCTTTACGGGCAGTTCCGCCATGCTTTCCGAAGGCGTCCACTCCACAGTGGACACGGGCAACCAGCTCCTCTTGCTGCACGGGCTGCGCCAGGCCGGACGTCCGGCCTGCTCCCGCTTTCCCTTTGGACGCGGCAAGGAAATCTACTTTTACAGCTTTGTGGTGGCCATCCTGATCTTCGGCCTCGGCGCAGGCATTTCTATTTATGAAGGCATCCTGCACCTGCGCCACCCGGAACCGGCCCACACCCCCTGGCTGAACTACGCAGTGCTCGCGGCTTCCCTGCTGTTTGAAGGTGCGGCCTGGAGCATGGCCCTACGAGAATTTCGACGTACCAAGGGAGAACGGGGCTGGTTCCGTGCCGTGTCCCGCAGCAAAAATCCCCCCTTGTTCGTGGTACTTTTTGAAGACACGGCCGCCATGCTCGGACTGTTGGCTGCCTTTGCAGGCGTCCTACTCAGCCAGGTCACGGGCGATCCCCGCTATGACGGCGCCGCCTCCATCGTCATTGGCCTGGTACTGGCCGGAACCGCCGCATGGCTCGCCTGGGAGACCCACGGTCTCCTGCTGGGCGAAAGCGCGCACCCGGAAGTGGAGGAGGCCATCCGCAACATGACCCTTGCCAAACCGGGTATTGAACAGATCAATGAACTGGCCACCCTGCACATGGGACCGGACTACATTTTGGTAACGCTTTCCGTGGACTTTGCGGACCATGTGCGCTCCAACGGCGTGGAGCAGGTCACCTCGGAACTGGACCGCGACATTAAAACCGCATTTCCACGGGTTCGCCGCGTTTTTATTGAGGCCCAAAGCCCCGATGCTCCTGTTTCATCTCTAGCACCCTCTTCCACGCCGGACCAGTAA
- a CDS encoding DUF5320 domain-containing protein codes for MPGFDGTGPQGQGPMTGGGFGRCGAGGYGNVGMGRGMGRGMGGGWRGRGFGGRYAQVGNAGWNAPLSPEDEQNILRQRLDMLEREAEVIRTRLNEQAD; via the coding sequence ATGCCTGGATTCGACGGAACCGGACCGCAAGGACAAGGTCCAATGACGGGCGGCGGCTTTGGTCGCTGCGGCGCAGGTGGCTATGGTAATGTCGGCATGGGACGCGGCATGGGACGCGGCATGGGCGGCGGCTGGCGCGGCCGCGGATTCGGCGGACGCTATGCCCAGGTGGGCAACGCAGGCTGGAACGCCCCCCTGTCCCCTGAAGACGAGCAGAACATCCTGCGGCAGCGTCTGGACATGCTGGAACGCGAGGCCGAGGTCATCCGCACCCGCCTGAACGAACAGGCCGACTGA